A single Ziziphus jujuba cultivar Dongzao chromosome 11, ASM3175591v1 DNA region contains:
- the LOC107433796 gene encoding pyrroline-5-carboxylate reductase isoform X1: MEVLTIPTDTYKLGFIGAGKMAESIARGVVQSGVLPASRIRTSHSNPARRKVFESFGVQLLPRNHDVVEDSDVVIFSVKPQVVKDVVLQLKPLLSKKKLLVSVAAGIKLKDLQEWAGNNRFIRVMPNTPAAVGEAASVMSLGAAATEEDGDLIAKLFGSVGKIWKADDKLFDAITGLSGSGPAYIYLAIEALADGGVAAGLPRELALGLASQTVLGAATMASKTGKHPGQLKDDVTSPGGTTISGIHELEKGGFRGVLMNAVVAAARRSRELSS; the protein is encoded by the exons ATGGAGGTGTTGACGATCCCCACCGACACATACAAGCTTGGATTTATCGGAGCAGGAAAAATGGCGGAGAGCATCGCCAGAGGAGTCGTGCAATCCGGCGTCTTGCCTGCTTCTCGTATCCGTACCTCCCATTCCAATCCTGCTCGTCGTAAAGTCTTCGAGTCCTTCGGCGTTCAACTTCTTCCTCGAAACCACGAC GTAGTTGAAGACAGTGATGTGGTGATTTTCTCTGTAAAACCTCAAGTGG TTAAAGATGTAGTCTTGCAGTTGAAGCCACTGCTTTCCAAAAAGAAGCTTCTGGTTTCAGTTGCTGCTGGAATCAAATTGAAAGATCTGCAG GAATGGGCCGGCAACAATCGATTTATAAGGGTAATGCCAAACACTCCTGCTGCTGTGGGTGAGGCAGCATCAG TTATGAGCTTGGGTGCAGCTGCGACAGAAGAAGATGGAGACCTAATAGCCAAATTATTTGGATCAGTTGGCAAGATATGGAAAGCTGATGATAAATTATTTGATGCAATCACTGGCTTGag TGGTAGTGGCCCCGCGTATATATATTTGGCAATAGAGGCTTTGGCAGATGGAGGAGTGGCAGCAGGACTGCCACGAGAACTTGCGTTGGGTCTAGCATCTCAAACT gtACTAGGGGCAGCAACTATGGCCAGTAAAACTGGGAAGcaccctggtcaactcaaagATGATGTTACATCTCCTGGTGGGACTACCATTTCTGGAATTCACGAATTAGAGAAGGGTGGATTTCGTGGAGTATTAATGAATGCAGTCGTCGCTGCTGCTAGGCGCAGCCGGGAGCTTTCATCATAG
- the LOC107433796 gene encoding pyrroline-5-carboxylate reductase isoform X2 gives MEVLTIPTDTYKLGFIGAGKMAESIARGVVQSGVLPASRIRTSHSNPARRKVFESFGVQLLPRNHDVVEDSDVVIFSVKPQEWAGNNRFIRVMPNTPAAVGEAASVMSLGAAATEEDGDLIAKLFGSVGKIWKADDKLFDAITGLSGSGPAYIYLAIEALADGGVAAGLPRELALGLASQTVLGAATMASKTGKHPGQLKDDVTSPGGTTISGIHELEKGGFRGVLMNAVVAAARRSRELSS, from the exons ATGGAGGTGTTGACGATCCCCACCGACACATACAAGCTTGGATTTATCGGAGCAGGAAAAATGGCGGAGAGCATCGCCAGAGGAGTCGTGCAATCCGGCGTCTTGCCTGCTTCTCGTATCCGTACCTCCCATTCCAATCCTGCTCGTCGTAAAGTCTTCGAGTCCTTCGGCGTTCAACTTCTTCCTCGAAACCACGAC GTAGTTGAAGACAGTGATGTGGTGATTTTCTCTGTAAAACCTCAA GAATGGGCCGGCAACAATCGATTTATAAGGGTAATGCCAAACACTCCTGCTGCTGTGGGTGAGGCAGCATCAG TTATGAGCTTGGGTGCAGCTGCGACAGAAGAAGATGGAGACCTAATAGCCAAATTATTTGGATCAGTTGGCAAGATATGGAAAGCTGATGATAAATTATTTGATGCAATCACTGGCTTGag TGGTAGTGGCCCCGCGTATATATATTTGGCAATAGAGGCTTTGGCAGATGGAGGAGTGGCAGCAGGACTGCCACGAGAACTTGCGTTGGGTCTAGCATCTCAAACT gtACTAGGGGCAGCAACTATGGCCAGTAAAACTGGGAAGcaccctggtcaactcaaagATGATGTTACATCTCCTGGTGGGACTACCATTTCTGGAATTCACGAATTAGAGAAGGGTGGATTTCGTGGAGTATTAATGAATGCAGTCGTCGCTGCTGCTAGGCGCAGCCGGGAGCTTTCATCATAG
- the LOC107433796 gene encoding pyrroline-5-carboxylate reductase isoform X3: protein MEVLTIPTDTYKLGFIGAGKMAESIARGVVQSGVLPASRIRTSHSNPARRKVFESFGVQLLPRNHDEWAGNNRFIRVMPNTPAAVGEAASVMSLGAAATEEDGDLIAKLFGSVGKIWKADDKLFDAITGLSGSGPAYIYLAIEALADGGVAAGLPRELALGLASQTVLGAATMASKTGKHPGQLKDDVTSPGGTTISGIHELEKGGFRGVLMNAVVAAARRSRELSS from the exons ATGGAGGTGTTGACGATCCCCACCGACACATACAAGCTTGGATTTATCGGAGCAGGAAAAATGGCGGAGAGCATCGCCAGAGGAGTCGTGCAATCCGGCGTCTTGCCTGCTTCTCGTATCCGTACCTCCCATTCCAATCCTGCTCGTCGTAAAGTCTTCGAGTCCTTCGGCGTTCAACTTCTTCCTCGAAACCACGAC GAATGGGCCGGCAACAATCGATTTATAAGGGTAATGCCAAACACTCCTGCTGCTGTGGGTGAGGCAGCATCAG TTATGAGCTTGGGTGCAGCTGCGACAGAAGAAGATGGAGACCTAATAGCCAAATTATTTGGATCAGTTGGCAAGATATGGAAAGCTGATGATAAATTATTTGATGCAATCACTGGCTTGag TGGTAGTGGCCCCGCGTATATATATTTGGCAATAGAGGCTTTGGCAGATGGAGGAGTGGCAGCAGGACTGCCACGAGAACTTGCGTTGGGTCTAGCATCTCAAACT gtACTAGGGGCAGCAACTATGGCCAGTAAAACTGGGAAGcaccctggtcaactcaaagATGATGTTACATCTCCTGGTGGGACTACCATTTCTGGAATTCACGAATTAGAGAAGGGTGGATTTCGTGGAGTATTAATGAATGCAGTCGTCGCTGCTGCTAGGCGCAGCCGGGAGCTTTCATCATAG